The following are from one region of the Halorussus rarus genome:
- a CDS encoding TetR/AcrR family transcriptional regulator produces MPPAHLFEDAPDDTRTAIMKATFLALCEHGYANLTIQRIGDEFAKSKSLLYHHYDGKDELLVEFLEYMLEDFQANVPREDHDDPEEHLRTMLDQILDPAIEDEHYEFTGAMMELRAQASHDEAYRDHFTRTDRYLREKIADVVRDGVDRGVFREVDPERTAALLVTTVNGSMLGRVTTDDDAEVLRATRRELDDYIDAHLLADDAR; encoded by the coding sequence ATGCCGCCGGCCCACCTCTTCGAGGACGCCCCCGACGACACCCGGACCGCCATCATGAAGGCGACGTTCCTCGCCCTCTGCGAGCACGGCTACGCCAACCTCACCATCCAGCGCATCGGCGACGAGTTCGCGAAGAGCAAGTCGCTGCTCTACCACCACTACGACGGCAAGGACGAACTGCTCGTGGAGTTCCTGGAGTACATGCTGGAGGACTTCCAGGCCAACGTCCCGAGGGAGGATCACGACGACCCGGAGGAGCACCTCCGGACGATGCTCGACCAGATCCTCGACCCGGCGATCGAGGACGAGCACTACGAGTTCACGGGCGCGATGATGGAACTCCGGGCGCAGGCGTCCCACGACGAGGCCTACCGCGACCACTTCACCCGGACCGACCGGTACCTCCGCGAGAAGATCGCCGACGTCGTCCGGGACGGCGTCGACCGAGGCGTCTTCCGCGAGGTCGACCCCGAACGGACCGCCGCGCTCCTGGTGACGACCGTCAACGGGTCGATGCTCGGCCGGGTCACCACCGACGACGACGCCGAGGTGCTCCGGGCGACCCGGCGCGAACTCGACGACTACATCGACGCCCACCTGCTGGCGGACGACGCTCGCTGA
- a CDS encoding TrmB family transcriptional regulator gives MDEDDAIGALENLGLSNYEAKVFAALQRLGVATARDVHRTTDVPRSQVYGAAESLQERGLVEVQQSKPIQYRPVSLEAARSHLRGEFERTQERAFDFLEAARQQAGDADEQREDIWTVHGRTAIDDRVAQLVEEAEDSVFLAVGRNADDLPDEVAAHLVERAEAGVAVTVAGDGAAELFAETDVEVPRFPDDHPHEGAPVGKVLVVDRETVLLSVRDRRGDSPLAEETAIWSSGTGIAAVLIQLVDGGLGDAASI, from the coding sequence ATGGACGAGGACGACGCCATCGGAGCCCTCGAGAACCTGGGACTGTCGAACTACGAGGCGAAGGTGTTCGCCGCGCTCCAGCGACTCGGCGTCGCGACCGCCCGGGACGTCCACCGGACGACCGACGTGCCCCGGTCGCAGGTGTACGGCGCGGCCGAGTCGCTCCAGGAGCGCGGGCTGGTCGAGGTCCAGCAGTCCAAGCCCATCCAGTACCGGCCGGTCAGCCTGGAGGCGGCCCGGTCGCACCTCCGCGGCGAGTTCGAGCGGACCCAGGAGCGGGCGTTCGACTTCCTCGAGGCCGCCCGTCAGCAGGCCGGCGACGCCGACGAGCAGCGCGAGGACATCTGGACGGTCCACGGCCGGACCGCCATCGACGACCGGGTCGCGCAGCTCGTCGAGGAGGCCGAGGACAGCGTGTTCCTCGCGGTCGGTCGGAACGCCGACGACCTGCCCGACGAGGTGGCGGCCCACCTCGTGGAGCGCGCCGAGGCGGGCGTCGCGGTGACCGTCGCCGGCGACGGGGCCGCCGAACTGTTCGCCGAGACCGACGTCGAGGTTCCCCGGTTTCCGGACGACCATCCCCACGAGGGCGCCCCGGTGGGGAAGGTCCTCGTGGTCGACCGCGAGACGGTGCTGCTGAGCGTCCGGGACCGGCGGGGCGACTCCCCGCTCGCCGAGGAGACCGCCATCTGGTCGTCCGGCACGGGCATCGCCGCGGTGCTCATCCAGCTCGTCGACGGCGGACTCGGCGACGCCGCGTCGATCTGA
- a CDS encoding ATP-binding cassette domain-containing protein, which produces MNAIDAQHLALTYADGTEAVRDVSFSIPEGEFFGFLGANGAGKTTTIKMLVTLLHPTEGSVTVNGYDVEDEPRAVRESIGYMAQETSIDPELTARENIEFACGAYGVPRGERGDRIDRLLDLVDLADVADKQAKGFSGGMKKRLDVATALAHEPPVVFLDEPTTGLDPKARNRLWDYFERINDRGTTIFLTTQYLEEADHLCERISVIKDGEIAITGSPSELKSQVGGDVLEIELDEPTDEDVERARDIAVESRLVDDEEAVEPTDDGILVTSSEARRHGTDLLVALRDAGLTIVGFNVRSPTLDDVFLAITGEEYDPEADADDGDAGAERSARSPGVSQ; this is translated from the coding sequence GTGAACGCAATCGACGCTCAGCACCTCGCGCTGACGTACGCCGACGGGACGGAGGCCGTCAGGGACGTCTCGTTCTCCATCCCCGAGGGCGAGTTCTTCGGCTTCCTCGGCGCGAACGGCGCGGGAAAGACCACGACGATAAAGATGCTCGTGACGCTGTTGCACCCGACCGAGGGGAGCGTGACCGTCAACGGGTACGACGTCGAGGACGAGCCCCGGGCGGTCAGGGAGTCGATCGGGTACATGGCCCAGGAGACGAGCATCGACCCCGAGCTCACCGCGCGCGAGAACATCGAGTTCGCGTGCGGCGCCTACGGAGTTCCCCGGGGCGAGCGGGGCGACCGCATCGACCGCCTGCTGGACCTCGTCGACCTCGCGGACGTCGCCGACAAGCAGGCCAAGGGCTTCTCCGGCGGGATGAAGAAGCGCCTCGACGTCGCCACCGCGCTGGCCCACGAGCCGCCCGTCGTGTTCCTCGACGAGCCCACGACCGGGCTCGACCCGAAGGCGCGCAACCGGCTCTGGGACTACTTCGAGCGCATCAACGACCGGGGGACGACCATCTTCCTCACCACCCAGTACCTCGAGGAGGCCGACCACCTCTGCGAGCGCATCAGCGTCATCAAGGACGGCGAAATCGCGATCACCGGGTCGCCGAGCGAGCTCAAGTCGCAGGTCGGCGGAGACGTCCTCGAGATCGAACTCGACGAGCCCACGGACGAGGACGTCGAGCGCGCCCGCGACATCGCCGTCGAGTCCCGCCTCGTCGACGACGAGGAGGCGGTCGAGCCGACCGACGACGGCATCCTCGTCACGTCCTCGGAGGCCCGTCGGCACGGCACCGACCTGCTGGTCGCGCTCCGGGACGCCGGCCTCACCATCGTCGGGTTCAACGTCCGGAGCCCGACGCTCGACGACGTGTTCCTCGCGATCACCGGCGAGGAGTACGACCCCGAGGCCGACGCGGACGATGGGGACGCCGGGGCCGAGCGGAGCGCGCGGTCCCCGGGGGTATCGCAATGA
- a CDS encoding ABC transporter permease, whose translation MSADTETDGGTAAAGAERGRKTTGNGFLTDTWVNLKRWLRKTVRNPFVMTFSLLNPIMFLVLFTEVFGQITGGAIGRSVGADVSYVTYLVPAIAIQVSLIAATTSGIGLVEDIESGMFEKALVSPMHRGAVFLGKSLSEVMRIVVQVCIILTFGYVLLWFDAGGNPGEYIATGLLGGAGIVLVGIFFSIWFTAFSNIMALVTRDQESTMISVNILQFPLLFLSSAFLPLETLPGWVQTVAALNPITYGVDAARALMFGQDVMTVIDVTAFGGIWNTLVPAFAVLGVLDLVLGGVAVYYMARATSAEAR comes from the coding sequence ATGAGTGCGGACACCGAGACGGACGGTGGGACCGCCGCCGCCGGTGCCGAGCGCGGCCGGAAGACCACCGGGAACGGCTTCCTGACCGACACCTGGGTCAACCTCAAGCGCTGGCTCCGCAAGACGGTCCGGAACCCGTTCGTGATGACGTTCTCGCTACTGAACCCCATCATGTTCCTGGTGCTGTTCACCGAGGTGTTCGGCCAGATCACCGGCGGCGCCATCGGTCGGAGCGTCGGCGCCGACGTGAGCTACGTCACCTACCTGGTGCCGGCCATCGCGATCCAGGTGTCGCTCATCGCTGCGACCACCTCCGGCATCGGGCTGGTCGAGGACATCGAGTCGGGGATGTTCGAGAAGGCGCTCGTCTCGCCGATGCACCGCGGGGCGGTGTTCCTCGGCAAGTCGCTCTCGGAGGTGATGCGCATCGTCGTCCAGGTCTGCATCATCCTGACGTTCGGCTACGTCCTGCTGTGGTTCGACGCGGGCGGGAACCCCGGCGAGTACATCGCGACCGGGTTGCTCGGCGGCGCCGGCATCGTGCTCGTCGGCATCTTCTTCTCGATCTGGTTCACGGCGTTCTCCAACATCATGGCGCTGGTCACCCGCGACCAGGAGTCGACGATGATCTCGGTCAACATCCTCCAGTTCCCGCTGCTGTTCCTGTCGAGCGCGTTCCTGCCGCTCGAAACCCTCCCGGGATGGGTCCAGACCGTCGCCGCGCTCAACCCCATCACGTACGGCGTCGACGCCGCCCGCGCGCTGATGTTCGGCCAGGACGTGATGACGGTCATCGACGTGACGGCGTTCGGCGGCATCTGGAACACGCTCGTGCCGGCGTTCGCCGTGCTCGGCGTCCTCGACCTCGTGCTCGGCGGCGTCGCGGTCTACTACATGGCCCGGGCCACGAGCGCGGAGGCGCGCTGA
- a CDS encoding efflux RND transporter permease subunit — MVEQSSSLDQFQSDSTAAQKLDYIESNFDTGQQNTTTVQVIVRDRNGNVLSKGGLVETLELQQALRANGTIRASLANDTPTTGVANIVATVAIRQEQAAELRQSGAELQQRRQSLNESRAELQRQSRELNLTAARLSDALNQTRGLQARYDRLNASYQQGQVNNSSYRQRSAQIETELQQVRAAAIASLNENQSTTFVRAYEQVRGLQFRLDRLNASYQRGEVDQSTYRERATEIRSQFEQVYRLGTRGVLASQYQQLQQQGQQLRERGQQLRGDAEALQAQRQQLQNASAPSLEDQIEQLRSMNRSEVESTVETVLSEGGEGVASQAFAFMPTSYEPGSTEANATMLVVFQDLGSGGMGGMSSSDALVETQIAIQDLAHQSMDREVMVFGAGIISQETEQSMTDSIAIVGPLALLFVVLTLLVAYRDLLDIALGVFGIGAVLVWTFGFMGWADITFNQIFIAVPVLLIGLSIDYAIHVFMRHREEREEHDGESVREGMSVALASVGVALVWVTATTVIGFLSNLVSPLPPIQDFGIVSSVGIAAALVVFGGLIPALKVEIDGFLESRGWDRKKRAFGTSGGVLGSVLSVGAVAARRAPYVVLAVTLVLSAGGAYGATQVDTTFDQTDFLAEDPPAWTERLPGPMVPGDYSAKANLEFVNQNFLRQDSQAQILVEGDVATPQALRKLEAATETAAQKEDVVVVLSNGEPQIRSPLSVMESVAAQNETFNATFTAADTDGDGVPDRNVERVYDELFEVAPQEAAGVVNREDDEYAAARMVVSVKGGASSSTVTEEMRSIADGIAGDGLDATATGQPIVFEIVQDQLLDTVIESLLITLAATFAFLMLAYRLAHGSATLGAITLLPVAFSVSWILGTMYLLGMPFNVLTGMITSLTVGLGVAYSIHLSERYTMELGRRDTIWAAMRESVTGTGGALLGSAATTVGGFGVLAFAILPALQQFGIITGLTIIYAFLASVLVLPSMLVLWTRYLGPGETGEAATERGAAVANGGATED, encoded by the coding sequence ATGGTCGAGCAGTCGTCGTCGCTCGACCAGTTCCAGAGCGATAGCACGGCCGCCCAGAAGCTCGATTACATCGAGTCCAACTTCGACACCGGCCAGCAGAACACGACGACCGTCCAGGTGATCGTCCGGGACCGGAACGGCAACGTCCTCTCGAAGGGCGGGCTGGTCGAGACCCTCGAACTCCAGCAGGCGCTGCGCGCCAACGGGACGATACGGGCGAGTCTGGCGAACGACACCCCCACGACGGGCGTGGCCAACATCGTCGCGACGGTCGCCATCCGCCAGGAGCAGGCGGCCGAGCTCCGGCAGTCGGGCGCGGAGCTCCAGCAGCGCCGCCAGTCGCTCAACGAGTCGCGGGCCGAGCTCCAGCGGCAGAGCCGGGAACTCAACCTCACCGCGGCCCGGTTGAGCGACGCGCTGAACCAGACGCGCGGGCTGCAGGCTCGATACGACCGGCTCAACGCCTCGTACCAGCAGGGCCAGGTCAACAACTCGTCGTACCGGCAGCGGTCCGCGCAGATAGAGACCGAACTCCAGCAGGTCCGGGCCGCGGCCATCGCGAGCCTGAACGAGAACCAGTCGACGACGTTCGTGCGCGCGTACGAGCAGGTCCGCGGGCTCCAGTTCCGGCTCGACCGGCTGAACGCCTCGTACCAGCGGGGCGAGGTCGACCAGTCGACCTACCGCGAGCGAGCGACCGAGATCCGATCGCAGTTCGAGCAGGTCTACCGGCTCGGGACGCGGGGCGTGCTGGCGAGCCAGTACCAGCAGCTCCAGCAGCAGGGCCAGCAGTTGCGCGAGCGCGGTCAGCAGCTCAGGGGGGACGCCGAGGCGCTGCAGGCCCAGCGCCAGCAGCTCCAGAACGCCTCCGCGCCCTCGCTGGAGGACCAGATCGAGCAGCTCCGGTCGATGAACCGGTCCGAAGTCGAGTCGACCGTCGAGACGGTACTGAGTGAGGGCGGCGAGGGCGTGGCGAGCCAGGCGTTCGCGTTCATGCCCACCTCCTACGAGCCGGGGAGCACCGAGGCCAACGCCACGATGCTCGTCGTGTTCCAGGACCTGGGGAGCGGCGGCATGGGCGGAATGAGCTCCTCGGACGCCCTCGTCGAGACCCAGATCGCCATCCAGGATCTCGCCCACCAGTCGATGGACCGGGAGGTCATGGTATTCGGGGCGGGCATCATCAGCCAGGAGACCGAGCAGTCGATGACCGACAGCATCGCCATCGTCGGTCCGCTGGCGCTGCTGTTCGTCGTGTTGACCCTGCTCGTGGCCTACCGCGACCTGCTCGACATCGCGCTCGGCGTGTTCGGCATCGGCGCGGTGCTCGTCTGGACGTTCGGCTTCATGGGCTGGGCCGACATCACGTTCAACCAGATCTTCATCGCGGTGCCGGTGCTGCTCATCGGGCTGTCGATCGACTACGCGATCCACGTGTTCATGCGCCACCGCGAGGAGCGCGAGGAACACGACGGCGAGAGCGTCCGCGAGGGGATGTCGGTCGCGCTCGCGAGCGTCGGCGTGGCGCTGGTCTGGGTGACCGCGACCACGGTCATCGGCTTCCTCTCGAACCTGGTCAGCCCCCTACCGCCCATCCAGGACTTCGGCATCGTGAGCTCGGTCGGCATCGCGGCCGCGCTCGTGGTCTTCGGCGGCCTGATTCCGGCCCTGAAGGTCGAGATAGACGGCTTCCTCGAATCCCGGGGCTGGGACCGCAAGAAGCGCGCGTTCGGCACCAGCGGCGGCGTGCTCGGGTCGGTGCTGTCGGTCGGCGCGGTCGCCGCCCGGCGGGCGCCGTACGTCGTGCTGGCGGTCACGCTGGTGCTGTCGGCCGGCGGCGCGTACGGCGCGACCCAGGTCGACACCACCTTCGACCAGACCGACTTCCTGGCCGAGGACCCGCCGGCCTGGACGGAGCGCTTGCCGGGACCGATGGTCCCCGGCGACTACTCGGCGAAGGCGAACCTCGAGTTCGTGAACCAGAACTTCCTGCGCCAGGACTCGCAGGCCCAGATACTGGTCGAGGGCGACGTCGCCACCCCGCAAGCGCTCCGGAAGCTTGAGGCCGCCACGGAGACCGCGGCCCAGAAGGAGGACGTGGTGGTCGTGCTCTCGAACGGCGAACCCCAGATCCGGAGTCCGCTCTCGGTGATGGAGTCGGTCGCCGCGCAGAACGAGACGTTCAACGCGACGTTCACCGCGGCCGACACCGACGGCGACGGCGTGCCCGACCGCAACGTCGAGCGGGTGTACGACGAGTTGTTCGAGGTCGCTCCGCAGGAGGCTGCCGGCGTCGTCAACCGCGAGGACGACGAGTACGCCGCGGCCCGGATGGTCGTCTCCGTCAAGGGCGGCGCCTCCTCGTCGACGGTGACCGAGGAGATGCGGAGCATCGCCGACGGCATCGCGGGCGACGGCCTGGACGCCACCGCGACCGGCCAGCCCATCGTCTTCGAGATCGTTCAGGATCAGCTCCTGGACACGGTCATCGAGAGCCTGCTCATCACGCTGGCGGCGACGTTCGCGTTCCTCATGCTGGCCTACCGGCTGGCCCACGGCAGCGCGACGTTGGGAGCCATCACCCTGCTCCCGGTGGCGTTCAGTGTCTCGTGGATCCTCGGGACGATGTACCTGCTCGGGATGCCGTTCAACGTCCTGACGGGGATGATCACCAGCCTGACCGTCGGGCTGGGGGTGGCCTACAGCATCCACCTCAGCGAGCGCTACACGATGGAACTCGGCCGCCGGGACACCATCTGGGCGGCGATGCGCGAGAGCGTCACCGGCACCGGCGGCGCGCTGCTCGGCAGCGCGGCGACCACGGTCGGCGGCTTCGGCGTACTCGCGTTCGCCATCCTGCCCGCGCTCCAGCAGTTCGGCATCATCACCGGGCTGACCATCATCTACGCGTTCCTCGCGAGCGTGCTGGTGCTGCCCAGCATGCTGGTGCTGTGGACGCGCTACCTCGGGCCGGGCGAGACCGGCGAGGCGGCGACGGAGCGGGGCGCCGCGGTCGCGAACGGAGGTGCCACCGAGGACTGA
- a CDS encoding bifunctional metallophosphatase/5'-nucleotidase, whose amino-acid sequence MRHRPSSASIATVVTLLLVVAGATAGVGVAASVDAGADSATSAEISAAGDDPSGPASVGAQAENNTTVTILSYNDIQTAAAEDRNFSRLATLIDRRRAAHENPTVLVGAGDEVGPHALGPVSQWRAPVAVLNELDPAAEVIGNHEFDYGLAEVDNFTAASEFPWLATNLVNASTGEAFDGTESYEIVERNGTRIGVIGLLDRDATYGKTNIDFAAEGLELGNFTRVGARTAEMLKEERDVDVVVALAHTGVPQAKHLANASGAVDVIAVGDDEIRYPPKETSGTIITESVARAQYLSEINLTVSGGEVVAWNGRLIEVTDAIPKNETASRIINEYRAEAQLDTVVARSEVELNATFDANYHGETNYGNFVTDAMRNATGATVAITNAGGIRSDSVYGPGNITGGDVFNTLPFGNTVVTVNLTGAELEEALASQVVTLESDAGRQSGAQIGQQVSGVRFEWAAHNGTRQIRDVYVNAAGPDDPAEWVRLEDDETYEVAVNSFMKGGGDGYPLEDAPVVGETDRLLAEIVIDYMQAKGTISPAVEGRMQRVDVHVGRADVRLDGNGKLVLKVPAPEDYDGFVPGTFRMSAPGTRSVAAENVRYVPGTDSLLVRFDDAELASLADGRERLALDLYGGYDSTTYDRTYFEHSVLNADLDATVVERGNASAVIGPQAPALRGSAGSQMVAAE is encoded by the coding sequence GTGCGACACAGACCATCCAGTGCGAGCATCGCGACCGTCGTAACGCTACTGCTAGTCGTCGCCGGCGCGACGGCCGGCGTCGGAGTCGCGGCGTCGGTCGACGCTGGGGCGGACTCGGCGACGAGCGCGGAAATCAGCGCCGCGGGCGACGACCCGTCCGGTCCGGCGTCGGTCGGCGCCCAGGCCGAGAACAACACCACCGTCACGATCCTCTCGTACAACGACATCCAGACCGCGGCCGCCGAGGACCGCAACTTCTCGCGGCTGGCGACGCTCATCGACCGTCGGCGGGCCGCCCACGAGAACCCGACTGTCCTCGTCGGCGCGGGCGACGAGGTGGGCCCGCACGCGCTCGGCCCGGTGAGCCAGTGGCGCGCGCCCGTCGCGGTGTTGAACGAACTCGACCCGGCGGCGGAGGTCATCGGGAACCACGAGTTCGACTACGGCCTCGCGGAGGTCGATAACTTCACCGCGGCCTCCGAGTTCCCGTGGCTGGCGACCAACCTCGTGAACGCCTCGACCGGCGAGGCGTTCGACGGCACCGAGTCCTACGAGATAGTCGAGCGGAACGGAACCAGAATCGGCGTTATCGGGCTCCTCGACAGGGACGCCACCTACGGGAAGACCAACATCGACTTCGCGGCGGAGGGGCTCGAACTCGGGAACTTCACCCGGGTCGGCGCGCGGACCGCCGAGATGCTGAAAGAGGAGCGCGACGTCGACGTGGTCGTCGCGCTCGCCCACACCGGCGTCCCGCAGGCAAAGCACCTCGCGAACGCGAGCGGCGCGGTCGACGTCATCGCGGTCGGCGACGACGAGATCAGGTACCCGCCGAAGGAGACGTCGGGCACGATAATCACCGAGAGCGTCGCTCGCGCCCAGTACCTCAGCGAGATCAACCTCACCGTCAGCGGCGGTGAGGTCGTCGCCTGGAACGGGCGGCTCATCGAGGTGACCGACGCGATCCCGAAGAACGAGACGGCCTCGCGCATCATCAACGAGTATCGGGCGGAGGCCCAGCTGGACACGGTAGTCGCCAGAAGCGAGGTCGAACTGAACGCTACCTTCGACGCGAACTACCACGGCGAGACCAACTACGGCAACTTCGTCACCGACGCGATGCGGAACGCCACCGGCGCGACCGTCGCCATCACCAACGCCGGCGGCATCCGCTCGGACAGCGTCTACGGTCCCGGGAACATCACCGGCGGCGACGTGTTCAACACCCTGCCGTTCGGCAACACGGTCGTCACCGTGAACCTGACCGGCGCGGAGCTGGAGGAGGCGCTGGCGAGCCAGGTCGTCACGCTGGAGAGCGACGCCGGCCGGCAGTCGGGCGCCCAGATCGGCCAGCAGGTCAGCGGCGTCCGCTTCGAGTGGGCGGCCCACAACGGGACCCGCCAGATTCGGGACGTGTACGTCAACGCGGCCGGCCCCGACGACCCCGCCGAGTGGGTCCGACTGGAGGACGACGAGACCTACGAGGTGGCGGTCAACTCCTTCATGAAGGGCGGCGGTGACGGCTACCCGCTCGAAGACGCGCCGGTCGTCGGTGAGACCGACAGGCTGCTCGCCGAGATCGTCATCGACTACATGCAGGCGAAGGGCACTATCTCGCCCGCCGTCGAGGGCCGGATGCAGCGCGTCGACGTCCACGTCGGGCGCGCGGACGTCCGCCTCGACGGGAACGGCAAGCTCGTCCTCAAGGTGCCTGCGCCCGAGGACTACGACGGCTTCGTCCCCGGCACCTTCCGGATGTCCGCGCCCGGCACGCGGTCGGTCGCCGCCGAGAACGTCAGGTACGTGCCCGGCACCGACTCGCTGCTGGTCCGGTTCGACGACGCCGAACTCGCGTCGCTCGCCGACGGTCGGGAGCGCCTGGCGCTCGACCTCTACGGCGGGTACGACTCGACCACGTACGACCGGACGTACTTCGAACACTCTGTGCTGAACGCCGACCTCGACGCCACGGTAGTCGAGCGGGGGAACGCGTCTGCGGTCATAGGGCCGCAGGCGCCAGCGCTCAGGGGGAGCGCGGGTTCGCAGATGGTCGCCGCAGAGTAG
- a CDS encoding HalOD1 output domain-containing protein, with the protein MRTPRTDSGVDRRVSTAVVTAVAEAEGRSPTDLVPPLHDAVDPEALDRLFEDDRPRSESEPRVSFTYCGYDVRVGGPNDVVVRPADESGASRVV; encoded by the coding sequence ATGCGAACGCCGCGGACCGATTCCGGCGTCGACCGACGGGTCAGCACCGCAGTGGTGACCGCGGTGGCGGAGGCGGAGGGTCGCTCGCCGACCGACCTCGTGCCGCCGCTGCACGACGCCGTCGACCCCGAGGCGCTGGACCGACTGTTCGAAGACGACCGGCCCCGATCCGAGAGCGAGCCCCGCGTCTCCTTCACGTACTGCGGCTACGATGTGCGCGTGGGCGGTCCCAACGACGTCGTCGTCCGCCCCGCGGACGAGTCCGGCGCCAGCCGGGTCGTCTGA
- a CDS encoding rhodanese-like domain-containing protein, whose protein sequence is MKRRTFLATGAASLAPVAGCLGQGGGGGGDDTTTPWSGYGQYTPTDGNTDGYPPAFDQQPSERSIDTDSFETVEEGGVQVPLAPIEATGYWYRRGEARFADARGPGSYEAAHVYGAVLSPAPERYRTSNDPLNEWPKDDRIVCYCGCPHHLSSIRASQLINEGYENVYVIDEGFGEWRSQGYAMAGTDVGNPPKKWTIRGETAADLAGENAWARHRPTEQVESTDIAADGSYELHLKFHGVDSDSTIEVETPGYTVEGKLQDLTAGTVQG, encoded by the coding sequence ATGAAACGCCGAACGTTCCTGGCGACCGGGGCGGCGTCGCTCGCCCCGGTCGCGGGGTGTCTGGGGCAGGGCGGCGGCGGTGGCGGCGACGACACCACCACGCCGTGGTCGGGGTACGGTCAGTACACGCCGACCGACGGGAACACCGACGGCTACCCGCCGGCGTTCGACCAACAGCCCTCGGAGCGCAGCATCGACACCGATTCGTTCGAGACCGTCGAAGAGGGCGGCGTTCAGGTTCCGCTGGCCCCGATAGAGGCCACCGGTTACTGGTACCGGCGGGGCGAGGCCCGGTTCGCGGACGCCCGGGGTCCGGGCTCGTACGAGGCGGCCCACGTCTACGGCGCGGTGCTGAGCCCGGCGCCGGAGCGCTACCGGACGTCGAACGACCCGTTGAACGAGTGGCCGAAGGACGACCGCATCGTCTGTTACTGCGGGTGTCCCCACCACCTCTCGTCCATCCGGGCCTCTCAGCTCATCAACGAGGGGTACGAGAACGTCTACGTCATCGACGAGGGGTTCGGCGAATGGCGGTCACAGGGGTACGCGATGGCCGGCACCGACGTGGGGAACCCGCCGAAGAAGTGGACCATCCGGGGCGAGACCGCCGCCGACCTCGCCGGCGAGAACGCGTGGGCGCGCCACCGACCGACCGAGCAGGTCGAGTCGACCGACATCGCCGCCGACGGCAGCTACGAGCTCCACCTCAAGTTCCACGGCGTCGATTCGGACTCGACCATCGAAGTCGAGACGCCGGGCTACACGGTCGAGGGGAAGCTACAGGACCTGACGGCCGGCACGGTGCAGGGATAG
- a CDS encoding hemolysin family protein: MVELATLAQVAGGLVLLFGNAYFVTIEFAMTRVRQFTEGEFQGSSGLERAWEMTDRLEIFLSGCQLGITVCSVGLGVVAEPALATLLTPVVELTGVGSHALAAIVALGIINMLHVVVGEQAPTYLGIERTKTVAAYGSAPLYYWTKILSPVIILADKTAKWLLSLFGVEITRSWTEAETEEGAREVSSRGDARREMGDILSQAGLDDEREEEVIAALDIDTIPVRDIMVPREEIVALSTADAIEESLRRVRNEPHTRFPLIGETLEEFVGIVYTPPLLGRGEEFRDGSLTWEDVATEPLTVDAELAVSDLVDRFQERQHELALVTEDGEVVGMVTATDAFEAMMGELEDPYDEEPPDAQV, translated from the coding sequence ATGGTAGAACTCGCGACGCTCGCACAGGTAGCCGGCGGCCTGGTGCTCCTGTTCGGCAACGCCTACTTCGTGACCATCGAGTTCGCGATGACTCGCGTCAGGCAGTTCACCGAGGGCGAGTTCCAGGGGTCGTCCGGCCTCGAACGGGCGTGGGAGATGACCGACCGCCTGGAGATCTTCCTGTCGGGGTGCCAGCTCGGTATCACCGTCTGCAGCGTCGGCCTCGGCGTGGTGGCCGAACCCGCGCTGGCAACGCTGCTGACGCCCGTTGTCGAACTGACCGGCGTCGGCTCCCACGCGCTGGCGGCCATCGTGGCGCTGGGTATCATCAATATGCTGCACGTCGTCGTCGGCGAGCAGGCGCCGACGTACCTCGGTATCGAGCGGACGAAGACCGTCGCCGCGTACGGGTCGGCCCCGCTGTACTACTGGACGAAGATCCTGTCGCCGGTCATCATCCTCGCGGACAAGACCGCGAAGTGGCTGCTGTCGCTGTTCGGCGTCGAGATAACCCGGTCGTGGACCGAGGCCGAGACCGAGGAGGGCGCCCGCGAAGTGTCGAGCCGAGGCGACGCCCGCCGGGAGATGGGCGACATCCTGAGCCAGGCCGGTCTCGACGACGAGCGCGAGGAGGAGGTCATCGCGGCGCTCGACATCGACACGATCCCCGTCCGCGACATCATGGTCCCGCGCGAGGAGATCGTCGCCCTCTCGACCGCGGACGCCATCGAGGAGAGCCTCCGGCGGGTCCGGAACGAGCCCCACACCCGGTTCCCGCTGATCGGCGAGACGCTCGAGGAGTTCGTCGGCATCGTCTACACGCCGCCGCTGCTCGGTCGCGGGGAGGAGTTCCGCGACGGGTCGCTGACGTGGGAGGACGTTGCGACCGAGCCATTGACGGTGGACGCCGAACTCGCCGTGAGCGACCTCGTCGACCGATTCCAGGAGCGGCAGCACGAGCTGGCGCTCGTCACCGAGGACGGGGAGGTCGTCGGGATGGTCACGGCGACCGACGCGTTCGAGGCGATGATGGGCGAACTCGAGGACCCCTACGACGAGGAACCGCCCGACGCGCAGGTGTGA